In Corylus avellana chromosome ca2, CavTom2PMs-1.0, the following proteins share a genomic window:
- the LOC132170897 gene encoding uncharacterized protein LOC132170897 isoform X1, which produces MGMAMEQQLHVLFLWVTLVVISVSGARGKQHISAVGDPGMERDELRVAFEAWNFCNEVGEEAPGMGSPRAADCFDLSSKHQRREKHFSMIHRVAEADNKLGVGKTFPELDPGAVNNVDLYAVQKELYLGSLCHVADTPSPWQFWMIMLKNGNYDTKSGLCPENGKKVPPFNPGRFPCFGKGCMNQPILYHQQTQLLGGDTLRGSFNGTYDLGSDIRGGLDGISFFEVVWEKKVGLGSWVFSHKLKTSKKYPWLMLYLRADATKGFSGGYHYDTRGMLKTLPESPNFKVRLTLDIKQGGGPKSQFYLTDIGSCWKNNGYPCDGDVLTDVTRYSEMIINPDTPAWCSPKSLGSCPPYHITPDDKKIYRNDTTHFPYQAYHYYCAPGNAKHLEQPVSTCDPYSNPQAQELVQLLPHPIWAEYGYPTKQGQGWVGDGRTWELDVGGLSSRLYFYQDPGTPPARRIWTSIDVGTEIFVSDKDEIAEWTLSDFDVLIYTSPIHK; this is translated from the exons ATGGGAATGGCAATGGAGCAGCAGTTGCACGTGCTGTTCTTGTGGGTGACTTTGGTTGTGATTAGTGTTTCTGGTGCAAGAGGGAAACAGCATATCTCAGCGGTGGGAGACCCGGGAATGGAAAGAGATGAACTGAGGGTGGCCTTTGAAGCTTGGAACTTTTGCAATGAGGTTGGTGAAGAAGCTCCTGGCATGGGGAGCCCAAGAGCTGCTGACTGTTTTGATCTCTCAAGTAAGCACCAACGTAGAGAAAAAC ATTTTTCTATGATACACAGGGTTGCAGAAGCAGATAACAAGCTTGGGGTGGGTAAAACATTCCCGGAGCTGGACCCGGGAGCTGTAAATAATGTAGACCTTTATGCTGTACAGAAGGAGCTCTATCTGGGTTCTTTATGTCATGTTGCAGATACACCAAGTCCATGGCAATTTTGGATGATTATGCTGAAAAATGGTAACTATGACACTAAATCTGGCTTGTGTCCTGAGAATGGGAAAAAGGTGCCTCCTTTTAATCCGGGGAGGTTTCCTTGCTTTGGAAAGGGCTGTATGAATCAGCCCATATTGTATCATCAACAAACACAACTATTAGGTGGTGATACATTGAGAGGAAGTTTCAATGGAACTTATGATTTAGGTTCTGATATTAGGGGTGGACTTGATGGAATCTCTTTCTTTGAGGTGGTTTGGGAGAAGAAAGTTGGTCTTGGGAGTTGGGTATTCAGTCATAAGCTGAAGACTTCGAAGAAGTACCCATGGTTGATGTTGTACCTCAGAGCTGATGCAACCAAAGGATTCTCCGGAGGTTACCATTATGACACAAGAGGAATGCTCAAAACA CTACCAGAGTCACCTAATTTTAAGGTCAGGCTGACTTTGGATATCAAACAAGGAGGAGGGCCCAAGAGCCAGTTCTACCTAACAGATATTGGTAGCTGTTGGAAGAACAATGGTTATCCCTGCGATGGAGATGTACTAACTGATGTAACCAGATACAGTGAGATGATCATTAACCCTGACACTCCAGCTTGGTGCAGCCCTAAGAGTTTGGGCAGTTGCCCACCATATCATATTACTCCAGACGACAAAAAGATCTACAGGAATGATACCACTCACTTCCCATACCAAGCTTATCACTACTACTGTGCTCCAGGTAATGCAAAACATTTGGAGCAACCTGTAAGCACTTGTGATCCTTACAGCAATCCTCAGGCGCAAGAGCTTGTTCAGTTGCTGCCTCACCCCATATGGGCTGAGTATGGCTATCCAACCAAGCAAGGACAGGGATGGGTAGGTGATGGAAGAACGTGGGAGCTTGATGTTGGTGGGTTATCAAGTAGACTCTACTTCTACCAG GATCCTGGTACTCCTCCTGCTAGAAGAATATGGACATCCATAGATGTGGGTACTGAAATTTTTGTTAGTGACAAAGATGAAATCGCAGAATGGACTCTCAGCGACTTCGATGTTTTGATCTACACATCCCCAATTCATAAATAG
- the LOC132170897 gene encoding uncharacterized protein LOC132170897 isoform X2, producing the protein MGMAMEQQLHVLFLWVTLVVISVSGARGKQHISAVGDPGMERDELRVAFEAWNFCNEVGEEAPGMGSPRAADCFDLSNFSMIHRVAEADNKLGVGKTFPELDPGAVNNVDLYAVQKELYLGSLCHVADTPSPWQFWMIMLKNGNYDTKSGLCPENGKKVPPFNPGRFPCFGKGCMNQPILYHQQTQLLGGDTLRGSFNGTYDLGSDIRGGLDGISFFEVVWEKKVGLGSWVFSHKLKTSKKYPWLMLYLRADATKGFSGGYHYDTRGMLKTLPESPNFKVRLTLDIKQGGGPKSQFYLTDIGSCWKNNGYPCDGDVLTDVTRYSEMIINPDTPAWCSPKSLGSCPPYHITPDDKKIYRNDTTHFPYQAYHYYCAPGNAKHLEQPVSTCDPYSNPQAQELVQLLPHPIWAEYGYPTKQGQGWVGDGRTWELDVGGLSSRLYFYQDPGTPPARRIWTSIDVGTEIFVSDKDEIAEWTLSDFDVLIYTSPIHK; encoded by the exons ATGGGAATGGCAATGGAGCAGCAGTTGCACGTGCTGTTCTTGTGGGTGACTTTGGTTGTGATTAGTGTTTCTGGTGCAAGAGGGAAACAGCATATCTCAGCGGTGGGAGACCCGGGAATGGAAAGAGATGAACTGAGGGTGGCCTTTGAAGCTTGGAACTTTTGCAATGAGGTTGGTGAAGAAGCTCCTGGCATGGGGAGCCCAAGAGCTGCTGACTGTTTTGATCTCTCAA ATTTTTCTATGATACACAGGGTTGCAGAAGCAGATAACAAGCTTGGGGTGGGTAAAACATTCCCGGAGCTGGACCCGGGAGCTGTAAATAATGTAGACCTTTATGCTGTACAGAAGGAGCTCTATCTGGGTTCTTTATGTCATGTTGCAGATACACCAAGTCCATGGCAATTTTGGATGATTATGCTGAAAAATGGTAACTATGACACTAAATCTGGCTTGTGTCCTGAGAATGGGAAAAAGGTGCCTCCTTTTAATCCGGGGAGGTTTCCTTGCTTTGGAAAGGGCTGTATGAATCAGCCCATATTGTATCATCAACAAACACAACTATTAGGTGGTGATACATTGAGAGGAAGTTTCAATGGAACTTATGATTTAGGTTCTGATATTAGGGGTGGACTTGATGGAATCTCTTTCTTTGAGGTGGTTTGGGAGAAGAAAGTTGGTCTTGGGAGTTGGGTATTCAGTCATAAGCTGAAGACTTCGAAGAAGTACCCATGGTTGATGTTGTACCTCAGAGCTGATGCAACCAAAGGATTCTCCGGAGGTTACCATTATGACACAAGAGGAATGCTCAAAACA CTACCAGAGTCACCTAATTTTAAGGTCAGGCTGACTTTGGATATCAAACAAGGAGGAGGGCCCAAGAGCCAGTTCTACCTAACAGATATTGGTAGCTGTTGGAAGAACAATGGTTATCCCTGCGATGGAGATGTACTAACTGATGTAACCAGATACAGTGAGATGATCATTAACCCTGACACTCCAGCTTGGTGCAGCCCTAAGAGTTTGGGCAGTTGCCCACCATATCATATTACTCCAGACGACAAAAAGATCTACAGGAATGATACCACTCACTTCCCATACCAAGCTTATCACTACTACTGTGCTCCAGGTAATGCAAAACATTTGGAGCAACCTGTAAGCACTTGTGATCCTTACAGCAATCCTCAGGCGCAAGAGCTTGTTCAGTTGCTGCCTCACCCCATATGGGCTGAGTATGGCTATCCAACCAAGCAAGGACAGGGATGGGTAGGTGATGGAAGAACGTGGGAGCTTGATGTTGGTGGGTTATCAAGTAGACTCTACTTCTACCAG GATCCTGGTACTCCTCCTGCTAGAAGAATATGGACATCCATAGATGTGGGTACTGAAATTTTTGTTAGTGACAAAGATGAAATCGCAGAATGGACTCTCAGCGACTTCGATGTTTTGATCTACACATCCCCAATTCATAAATAG